In the Ramlibacter tataouinensis TTB310 genome, one interval contains:
- a CDS encoding YcnI family copper-binding membrane protein — translation MTNPFRPNLVAAALLAAAFLTALPASAHVALEWQAATAGSHYKASFRITHGCGSSPTRQVTVEIPAGVRGARPMPKPGWTLEIVRDKLAQPETYHGRAVTDDVVRVTWTANGPQDMLSADHFDEFVLAARMPQQAGAIWWPVRQVCQEGRHDWVEVPRPGQPASALKSPAVMLDILPAAGAGAHKH, via the coding sequence ATGACGAATCCCTTTCGCCCCAATCTTGTTGCGGCCGCGCTGCTGGCGGCTGCCTTCTTGACGGCCCTGCCCGCATCCGCCCACGTGGCGCTGGAATGGCAGGCCGCCACTGCCGGCAGCCACTACAAGGCCAGCTTCAGGATCACGCACGGCTGCGGCAGCTCGCCAACCCGCCAGGTCACGGTCGAGATCCCTGCCGGCGTGCGCGGCGCCCGACCCATGCCCAAGCCGGGCTGGACGCTGGAGATCGTGCGTGACAAGCTGGCCCAGCCCGAGACCTACCATGGCCGCGCGGTGACCGACGATGTGGTGCGTGTGACCTGGACGGCCAATGGCCCCCAGGACATGCTGTCTGCCGACCACTTCGACGAGTTCGTGCTGGCCGCGCGCATGCCGCAGCAGGCCGGCGCGATCTGGTGGCCGGTGCGCCAGGTCTGCCAGGAAGGCCGCCACGACTGGGTCGAGGTGCCGCGGCCCGGCCAGCCGGCCTCGGCGCTGAAGTCCCCCGCCGTGATGCTGGACATCCTGCCCGCCGCCGGCGCGGGCGCGCACAAGCACTGA
- a CDS encoding PhaM family polyhydroxyalkanoate granule multifunctional regulatory protein, producing the protein MSDSNNAFGFGKLVPGFDFLQNLAKGAGSSMPQMPNLSSWVAPTLNVEELDKRLQELRAVHFWLDQNTKALSATIQALEVQKMTLATLQGMNVSMGEVANALKLKAADALGTGRAQPATDTGEASGGKPAGAIDPLQWWGALTQQFQQIAANAMQDAAQKGADFAARSPAAGVDPAAAKTAGEGGGAAPADAPAKAPAKKKPARKTAAR; encoded by the coding sequence ATGAGCGACTCGAACAACGCCTTCGGCTTCGGCAAACTGGTGCCCGGCTTCGACTTCCTGCAGAACCTGGCCAAGGGCGCCGGCTCCTCCATGCCCCAGATGCCCAACCTGTCCAGCTGGGTCGCGCCCACCCTGAACGTGGAGGAGCTGGACAAGCGGCTGCAGGAGCTGCGGGCCGTGCATTTCTGGCTGGACCAGAACACCAAGGCCCTGTCGGCCACCATCCAGGCGCTGGAGGTGCAGAAGATGACCCTGGCCACGCTGCAGGGCATGAACGTCAGCATGGGCGAGGTGGCCAACGCGCTCAAGCTCAAGGCAGCCGACGCCCTGGGCACCGGCCGGGCCCAGCCGGCGACCGACACGGGCGAGGCGTCCGGCGGCAAGCCCGCCGGCGCCATCGACCCGCTGCAATGGTGGGGCGCGCTGACGCAGCAGTTCCAGCAGATCGCGGCCAACGCCATGCAGGACGCGGCGCAAAAGGGCGCCGACTTCGCCGCGCGCAGCCCGGCCGCCGGCGTGGACCCGGCGGCGGCCAAGACCGCGGGCGAAGGAGGCGGGGCCGCTCCCGCGGATGCGCCCGCCAAGGCGCCGGCCAAAAAGAAGCCGGCACGCAAGACGGCGGCGCGCTGA
- a CDS encoding copper chaperone PCu(A)C, whose amino-acid sequence MTIRHMLLGLSFALAAGAASAAGDIVQVDGAWARTSVQGQRGSGAFMRLTAREPLTLVGASSPAAGVTEVHEMKLEGDVMRMRAIPALELPAGRPVELRPGGYHLMLLDLKAPLQQGTTVPISLVFRDAKGAERKLDLQVPVSARAPSPAGGMRLLEPESHKHKH is encoded by the coding sequence ATGACCATCCGACACATGCTTCTCGGCCTCTCCTTCGCCCTCGCCGCGGGCGCCGCCTCCGCCGCCGGCGACATCGTCCAGGTCGACGGCGCCTGGGCCCGCACCAGCGTGCAGGGCCAGCGCGGCAGCGGCGCCTTCATGCGCCTGACCGCCCGCGAACCGCTCACGCTGGTGGGCGCCAGTTCGCCCGCCGCCGGCGTGACCGAGGTGCACGAGATGAAGCTGGAGGGCGACGTGATGCGCATGCGTGCCATCCCGGCGCTGGAATTGCCGGCGGGCCGGCCGGTCGAGCTCAGGCCGGGCGGCTACCACCTGATGCTGCTGGACCTGAAGGCGCCGCTGCAGCAGGGCACCACCGTGCCCATCAGCCTGGTGTTCCGCGACGCCAAGGGCGCCGAGCGCAAGCTGGACCTGCAGGTGCCGGTCAGCGCCCGCGCGCCATCGCCCGCCGGCGGCATGCGCCTGCTGGAGCCTGAATCTCACAAGCACAAGCACTGA
- a CDS encoding FIST signal transduction protein: MKLFPFGHATHPQWPMAAGLVLAQLRAQMALPEYTPAPTLGLLYITDHYAAHAKDILDHLAAELPEVTDWSGTVGVGIASSNVEYFDEPALAVMLCGVPADRYRVFSGVAPLGVGDGMGFEPHTALVHADAGTPDVAELIGEMAARTATGYLFGGLASSRGPTVQFAVGGNGNIKGHGAASGVFTGGLSGVAFGEGVALVSRVTQGCQPVAPQREVTQAQANVILTLDGEPALDVLLADLGITLDEPQAAMATLRATLVGLTAPGADAVARTGSFGADVVVRHIIGLDPGRRGVAIADKVEPGMRMAFCRRDAQAARADLVRICAEIREELEPEEMSLPVASALAAPDPRAAPHPARRIAGAVYVSCAGRGGPHFGGPSAELQIVRRALGDVPLVGFFAGGEIARHHLYGYTGVLTVFS, encoded by the coding sequence GTGAAGCTGTTCCCCTTCGGCCATGCCACGCACCCGCAATGGCCCATGGCCGCCGGCCTGGTGCTGGCGCAGCTGCGCGCCCAGATGGCGCTGCCCGAGTACACGCCCGCGCCGACGCTGGGCCTGCTCTACATCACCGACCACTACGCGGCGCACGCCAAGGACATCCTGGACCACCTGGCGGCCGAGCTGCCCGAGGTCACGGACTGGTCCGGCACCGTGGGCGTGGGCATCGCCTCCAGCAACGTGGAGTACTTCGACGAGCCGGCGCTGGCGGTGATGCTGTGCGGCGTGCCGGCCGACCGGTACCGCGTGTTCTCCGGCGTGGCGCCGCTGGGCGTGGGCGACGGCATGGGCTTCGAGCCGCACACGGCGCTGGTGCACGCCGATGCCGGCACGCCCGACGTCGCCGAACTGATAGGCGAGATGGCCGCCCGCACCGCCACCGGCTACCTGTTCGGCGGGCTGGCGTCCAGCCGCGGGCCCACGGTGCAGTTCGCCGTCGGCGGCAACGGCAACATCAAGGGGCACGGCGCGGCCAGCGGCGTGTTCACCGGCGGCCTGTCGGGCGTGGCCTTCGGCGAGGGCGTGGCCCTGGTCTCGCGCGTCACCCAGGGCTGCCAGCCGGTGGCGCCGCAGCGCGAGGTCACCCAGGCCCAAGCCAACGTCATCCTCACCCTGGACGGCGAGCCGGCGCTGGACGTGCTGCTGGCCGACCTGGGCATCACGCTGGACGAGCCGCAGGCGGCGATGGCCACGCTGCGCGCCACCCTGGTGGGCCTGACCGCGCCGGGGGCCGACGCCGTGGCGCGCACCGGCAGCTTCGGCGCCGACGTGGTGGTGCGGCACATCATCGGCCTGGACCCGGGCCGGCGCGGCGTCGCCATCGCCGACAAGGTCGAGCCCGGCATGCGCATGGCGTTCTGCCGGCGCGATGCGCAGGCGGCGCGCGCCGACCTGGTGCGCATCTGCGCCGAGATCCGCGAGGAGCTCGAGCCCGAGGAGATGAGCCTGCCGGTGGCTTCGGCCCTGGCGGCGCCCGACCCGCGGGCGGCGCCGCACCCGGCCCGGCGCATCGCCGGCGCGGTCTACGTCAGCTGCGCCGGCCGCGGCGGCCCGCACTTCGGCGGGCCCAGCGCCGAGCTGCAGATCGTGCGCCGGGCGCTGGGCGACGTGCCGCTGGTGGGCTTCTTCGCCGGCGGCGAGATCGCCCGGCACCACCTGTACGGCTACACCGGCGTGCTCACGGTGTTCAGCTGA